The genomic segment GCATGAGTTTGCCGAATGCTGGCTATTCTAATATATGAAGCGGGGCTTTGCTGCGCGCCCTATTTTTGCTAAAATGCTATTGCGGTTTCTTCTTGACTAACGAATGATGTCAGCTTATAATAAAGAAAGTCTTATTCTAACATATGTCATCAGCAATGATGAGGACGAAGTGTTAAGGGCTCTTTTGTTCAGAGAGCGGATGGATCAGCTGCAACCATCGCCAAAACCCCTTTTCTACGAGCTCACCTCGGAGCTGTTTTCCTGAAAAGCACGTCAAGTGGTTATTAGGGAAAATCGCAGGGCACGCGTTACAGTGCTAAAGGTATGGACGGTCAGTGCGCACACGTTCTTACCTGTGGAGGTTATACATCGCAAGATGTGTAACGAATTTGGGTGGTACCACGGAAGTTAAACCTTTCGTCCCTCGATGCTTCTTCTAGAAGCAGGAGGAGCGAAAGGTTTTTTTGTTGTTTTCGAGAGGAGGATGACCGATGGTCACGCAAAATGCAACACTGAAGTCAAAAGAAGAATTAATGGAGAAGCTGAGGCAGCCAGAAGTAATTACGGGTTCCGAAATTTTGCTTCGCAGCTTGGTGCTGGAAGGCGTCGATTGCGTATTCGGGTATCCGGGTGGCGCAGTGTTGTACATTTACGATGCGATGCACGGTTTCTCTGATTTCAACCACGTGCTTACCCGCCATGAGCAAGGCGCAATTCACGCAGCCGATGGTTATGCTCGCGCAAGCGGCAAAGTAGGGGTTTGTATTGCAACCTCCGGCCCTGGTGCGACAAACTTGGTAACGGGTATTGCTACCGCTTTTATGGATTCGGTTCCGTTGGTTGTCATTACCGGTAATGTCATCTCTAGCTTGATTGGAACCGATGCGTTCCAGGAAGCTGATATTACAGGCATTACAATGCCAATTACAAAGCACAGCTATCTGGTACGGGATGTCAATGATTTGGCCCGTACGATTCACGAAGCTTTCCATATTGCTAATACAGGACGCAAGGGACCTGTTCTAATTGATATACCGAAAGACATTTCCGCTAACAAGACGCTGTTCAAGCCGGTAACGGAAGTCAGCATTCGCGGATATAACCCAACTGTATCGCCGAACAAGCTGCAGGTGGACAAAATGATTAAAGCGATCACGGAAGCGGAGCGTCCGCTAATTCTTGCAGGCGGCGGCGTTATTTACTCCGGCGCGCATGAAGAACTGCATGAATTCGTGAAGAAAACCGATATTCCGATTACGACAACACTGCTCGGTCTTGGGGCATTCCCAAGCGGAGATGACTTGTTCCTCGGCATGCCGGGTATGCACGGCACGTATACAGCGAACAAATCGATTCAGAAGGCAGATTTGCTGATCAATATCGGCGCGCGTTTTGATGACCGAGTAACGGGCAAGCTGTCTGGGTTTGCACCGCATGCGAAGATCATTCATATCGATATCGATCCTGCCGAAATCGGCAAAAACGTGCCTACGGACATTCCGATTGTAGGCGATGTGAAGACGGTGCTGCAAATTGCGAATTTGCAAGCCAAGCGTGCAGATAAAGCAGATGCATGGCGTGCGGAGCTGCTGGCTTCGAAAGCGCAATATCCGTTCAGATACAAGGATTCGGAAGATGAGCTGAAGCCGCAATGGGTCGTGGAAATGCTGCATGAGACGACGAATGGCGATGCTATTGTAACGACGGACGTTGGCCAGCATCAAATGTGGGCAGCGCAGTTTTACAAGTTCAACAAGCCGCGCTCGTGGGTAACCTCTGGCGGACTTGGAACGATGGGCTTTGGTTTCCCATCGGCAATCGGCGCTCAAATGGCGAACCCTGACCGCCTTGTTATTTCAATCAACGGCGATGGCGGCATGCAGATGTGTGCGCAGGAGCTGGCGATTTGTGCAATCAACAACATTCCGGTCAAGGTTGTTATTTTGAACAATCAGGTACTGGGAATGGTGCGCCAGTGGCAGGAGCTGATTTACGATAATCGCTACAGCCACATTGACCTTTCGGGCAGCCCGGACTTTGTGAAGCTGGCGGAAGCATATGGAGTGAAAGGCTTCCGCGCGACGAACAAGGAAGAAGCAAAAGCAGTATG from the Paenibacillus sp. BIHB 4019 genome contains:
- the ilvB gene encoding biosynthetic-type acetolactate synthase large subunit produces the protein MVTQNATLKSKEELMEKLRQPEVITGSEILLRSLVLEGVDCVFGYPGGAVLYIYDAMHGFSDFNHVLTRHEQGAIHAADGYARASGKVGVCIATSGPGATNLVTGIATAFMDSVPLVVITGNVISSLIGTDAFQEADITGITMPITKHSYLVRDVNDLARTIHEAFHIANTGRKGPVLIDIPKDISANKTLFKPVTEVSIRGYNPTVSPNKLQVDKMIKAITEAERPLILAGGGVIYSGAHEELHEFVKKTDIPITTTLLGLGAFPSGDDLFLGMPGMHGTYTANKSIQKADLLINIGARFDDRVTGKLSGFAPHAKIIHIDIDPAEIGKNVPTDIPIVGDVKTVLQIANLQAKRADKADAWRAELLASKAQYPFRYKDSEDELKPQWVVEMLHETTNGDAIVTTDVGQHQMWAAQFYKFNKPRSWVTSGGLGTMGFGFPSAIGAQMANPDRLVISINGDGGMQMCAQELAICAINNIPVKVVILNNQVLGMVRQWQELIYDNRYSHIDLSGSPDFVKLAEAYGVKGFRATNKEEAKAVWEEAMNHPGPAVVEFVVRKEENVYPMVAQGSTIDEMIMGDAE